DNA sequence from the Halococcus salifodinae DSM 8989 genome:
CCGGCGGTGTGTTGCTTTCGACGCGAGTGTGTTGTGGATCTCTTCTCGTGGTCCCCGAAGTAATCGATGTGACGGACACGGAGCGTATGGTGAACAGTTCCTGTAACGTTGCTACGACGCGTCCGCTGTCCATCGCGTGGCGACCCTCTTCGCCGTCCAGCCACCGACGCGGCCGCACACTAACCCGAAAACGGGCGCAAGACACAGTATTACGGCACTAGCCCCGACGAAAAACACCATTTCGGCCGTCGTCGGCCATGCCAACACAGCATTCTCGATGGCGGTACCAGCAGCTGCTGCTATGGGTGCAAGTATTCCGACAGCTCCAGCGAGAACACCAGTACGGAATCCGGCGGCATCCGGTTCTGCCGAGCGTGTTGGGGCAATGAGTCCCGCGATGAACGCGCCGAAAATCATGATACCGCCCGCGAAATCCCCTTCGGAGTACGGAAACCAGTTCACGACGACTGCGAGGGGAAGTGACGCGAGTGCGCCGATCACTGCGTACCGCCATGCCGGTGGGAGAGTGTGGGTGCGAACGAGCGACGAGGACATTCGTGCTCGATAATTGGTCGAGAATCGACATATAACTGTCGACGGCTCATCCACGACGGCGACCGCATCCGATCGTGGAACGCGGAGCGTTGCCTCGAAACGGAGGCCGGGATTGAAGACGGTCGGCGGCGTACTGCAGGACGATCGACGCGATAGCGCGTCGAGCCACCACATGAAGGCCATCATCGCAAAACGGGTCGATGCGGGCACCGCCGACACGGGGGAGATCACCGATCTCGCGCGAGCGGCCGACCACGAGGTCGTCGGGACGATCACCCAGACGAGGACCGAGGACGCTGGGCTCCACTTCGGTGAAGGGAAGGTCGACGAGCTCGCGGCGCTCGTCGCCGAAACCGGCGCGGAGACCGTGATCTTCGACAACCGGCTCGGACCCTATCAAACCTACAATCTCGGCGGGCGACTCCCCGACGACACCACGGTGATCGATCGCTTTCGGCTGATCCTCGAGATCTTCGGCCAGCGCGCGCGCACCCGGAAAGCCCAGCTCCAGGTCGAGCTCGCGGAGCTCCGATACGAACTCCCGCGGGCTGAGACGAAGACCAGCCTCGCCCAACGTGACGAGCGCCCGGGGTTCATGGGACTCGGCGAGTACGAGGAGTCGCGCGAACAGGACATCAAGGCCCAGATCAGCGCGATCCGCGAGGAGCTCGACGGCATCGAGGAGACCGAACAGCACCGACGAGAGCAGCGCCGAGAGTCGGGGTTCGATCTCGTGGCGCTCGCGGGCTACACCAACGCCGGGAAATCGACGCTCCTCCGGCAGGTCGCCACCGACGTCGACGTCGACGAGAACGAGGAGCTCCATCCGGATCTCGAACCCACCGCCGAATCCGAGAACCGACTGTTCACGACGCTCGGAACCACGACACGCCGGGCGGCGATGGACAGACCCGTTTTGATGACCGACACGGTGGGATTCATCGCGGATCTGCCACACTGGCTGGTCGAGTCGTTCAAATCCACGCTGGATTCGGTGTATCGTGCAGACCTCGTCCTGCTGGTGGTGGATGCGAGCGAGCCCGTCGAGGAGATGCGCGAGAAGCTCGTCACCGCCCACGACACGCTCTACGAGCGCAACGAGGCCCCGATCGTCACGGTGTTGAACAAGACGGATCTCGTGCATCCCGACGAACTCGTCGAAAAACGCGAGGCGCTCTCGTCGCTCGCGCCGAACCCCATCACTGTGAGCGCCGCCGAGGCCGACGGGATCGAGTCTCTCCTCGAACGCATCGAGGGCGAACTCCCCGATTACGAGCGCGAGCGCCTCGTGCTCCCGATGACCGACGAGACGATGAGCCTCGTCTCGTGGATCCACGACCACGCCCGGGTCGAGGACGTCTCCTACGGCGATCAAGCCACCATTGCATTCGAGGCCCGCCCCGCCGTGATCGAGCGCGCACGCGACAAGGCGAACGATCTCCCGCTCCCGGAGTCGGCCTGACCGGCCTGGACGTGGATCGAGACGGTCCGGTGGACGACGATCGGCCGCGATCGTCTACCCGCTATCGAAACATTTGTACAAAACGTTTATGCTGTTTTGCCACGGGATGATGTACGAGTACGTGACATGAGCGAGGACGGACGTTCCGTGGCGGGGATCGACCCGGACGAGATTCGGCGGTGTCGGGTGCATGGGTTGCTGTTCGATCGATCGATCACCGACACGTGCCCGCTCTGTGAGTACGAGCGCACGGACCGAGTCGCGAAGTCCCATCACGACGGATACAGGTCCGGGTGATAGCGACCGGCGTGGATCGTCGAGAATGCCCGACGGCCACGGATGCTCTTCGCCCGTCGTCCCACGGGACGGCGGAGGACTGGGGCTTGCTTTCGCAGGGCGATGGCTGAACAAGATAGCGATACGTCGGAACCACAATGAGCGACGCGGCTGCCGACGACGCCAGCGAGGTCTCGACCGAACTCGATCGGAGCATCGGGCTCCTCGGCGCGCTCGCGATCGGGATCGGGACGATGATCGCCGCGGGTATCTTCGTGCTCTCGGGGCTCGCGGTCTCGAACGTCGGCACGGTCGCAATCGTCTCGTTCGTGATCGCGGCGCTGATCGCCGCCCTCACCGCCGCGGCGTACGCCGAGTTCTCCTCGATCTACTTCGAGAGCGGTGGCGGATACATGTACGTCAGTGAAACGTTCGACGCCGACTGGACGTACATCATGGGCTGGACGATGATCGTGGGCTATCCCGCGAGTGCGGCCTTCTATCTCGCGAGTTTCTCGGATTGGTTCTACCGGTTCATCTACCCGCTGATCGGGATCCCACAGTCGGTGCCCTTCTGGCTTCCGGGGATCGGGGTGCTCGGCCTGCTGGTCTACATCAACAGCCAGGGCAGCGAGGAGTCGAGCCAGTTCCAGATCGCCGTCACCGCGGCGAAGATCGCGCTCCTGATCCTGTTTCTCTACGGCGGGCTGCAGGCGTTCAGCGCGG
Encoded proteins:
- a CDS encoding DUF5518 domain-containing protein, giving the protein MSSSLVRTHTLPPAWRYAVIGALASLPLAVVVNWFPYSEGDFAGGIMIFGAFIAGLIAPTRSAEPDAAGFRTGVLAGAVGILAPIAAAAGTAIENAVLAWPTTAEMVFFVGASAVILCLAPVFGLVCGRVGGWTAKRVATRWTADAS
- the hflX gene encoding GTPase HflX, whose amino-acid sequence is MKAIIAKRVDAGTADTGEITDLARAADHEVVGTITQTRTEDAGLHFGEGKVDELAALVAETGAETVIFDNRLGPYQTYNLGGRLPDDTTVIDRFRLILEIFGQRARTRKAQLQVELAELRYELPRAETKTSLAQRDERPGFMGLGEYEESREQDIKAQISAIREELDGIEETEQHRREQRRESGFDLVALAGYTNAGKSTLLRQVATDVDVDENEELHPDLEPTAESENRLFTTLGTTTRRAAMDRPVLMTDTVGFIADLPHWLVESFKSTLDSVYRADLVLLVVDASEPVEEMREKLVTAHDTLYERNEAPIVTVLNKTDLVHPDELVEKREALSSLAPNPITVSAAEADGIESLLERIEGELPDYERERLVLPMTDETMSLVSWIHDHARVEDVSYGDQATIAFEARPAVIERARDKANDLPLPESA